The Nicotiana tabacum cultivar K326 chromosome 5, ASM71507v2, whole genome shotgun sequence sequence AAGTGGTTCAAATGAGACAAGTCGTTCAAGACTTATGAATAACATCACGGTAAGAAACTTTGTCTAAgtcttataaaaataaatttgttgGTTGATATTGTTCAATATCATGTTTGTGTTATAGTTTTCAGTTGCACTTTATTTAGTTTTGTCATCTGAGTTCAAAATCACCAAATTGAGATATTATGACCATAACATTTTATGTTTTCTGTGCTCTTTTATGTGAGATGCGCAACAATGAATGCTAAGTTAAATAGAAATACAACGGGTATAACGATACTATTTTATGAACAGTCCCCCAAACTTTACAAATTACATTTGTGCATTGTAATCACTACAATAGAGAAAGAGCATAGTTTTGCTTAATAgtttgataaagaaaaaaaattggagTGCCTTGAAAGTTACTTGGAATTGTTATTTGTCCTGGTCCTAGTACTGAAAGATTGATTAGTCAGGCATGTATAGTACATGGTAGGATTTCTATAGTAGGTAGTTAGCTTTCCTCTTTTATGTTACATGGTGCAAGTTCGATCAATTTCAAGGCGATCGCCTTCCCTTGCCTCAACTTTAGGTCCAGGGAATTGTCCATTTACTGTCACGATACTCTTGGTGTGGCATAGTCTTGTCACATTTTGCATTTTGATCTGAAATATAATCCAAAGAGATGAAAAACATGGAATAAGTAATGCTGATTCTTGCACAGAAAATATATAGAGATTTAATTTCTACATAACCTGCTACATCATGTAAAATACACCTATAGTATAAATTTTCTTTGGCAATGTCAAGTTCAATTCAATGCTATAAAATTGTAGGAAACTATGCAATAATATACATACTTCAAATTTATAATGCCTGGTTGCAGCTGAAACGATATGGAGGAGACATGATGTAATGAGAGAGACCAAAAGTATTCCAATATAGCACCcatttttgtaaagaaaaagatCTCTTTGCCTTTTCTCTCTTTGTAAAGTTCTTTCTGCTGTTATTCTGGATTTTGGAAGCGTATATGCAAGTCATGTATATATAGATTTTCATAGGATGTTTGGTTGACTTggtgaaataaaaaataaagggaTAATGCTGAAGAGAAAAGTGAAATAGATTGATTCTAAGCTATCTTTGGTTGGACCAACTGTAGTTGTAGAACAACATTTGGAGTGGTGTCCAAGAATACATATATTGTATACTTACTAATTTTGACATGTAAAATTTCGTTTTCTGTAgacttttgcttcttcatgaatCATGATCATGAGGTTAGATTAATAAAGGCTTCATAGACAACTAGCttactataggcatgattttgACGGTCTTCCATATAATTCTTACTTGATAATTTCTTAGCTTTAGCTTTGGCTATAAGAATCTTTTTATATTATTCATTGGTGCCCaaacttttctttttttgatcTGTACTTGTGTActttataattttcttttataaaaaatataattataatttatctTCTTTTGCAGGATGAGGATGAATAAACCAACATAGCTGACAATATGGTCCATCTAATGCTCAAGCTACTAGAAGAAAGACTTACTTTTGGGTTGTTATTAGATTAGAAATTATGACCCCGTAGATgctcttgtttttatttttaagtaaGAACATGTGTTTTAGTAGTATTTAGTTTTTGAAAGTATGTAAATACGTAGTGCATCAGTTGTATTGAcctttgcaaatatatatatcatATACACTTTAAAAGAAAATGTGATTTGTGTATGTAACAACTATACATTTATTATTGCTAGCTGTacaacaaaaaatataatattattggcAAAAAGTGATTTGTGCCTACAACAATACTTGTTGCGAAAAGCCTTTATAACAAATTATTAATTACCCTCCTGCCAATTTTTTGCCACAATTagtattgttgtgaaaataataataatttatcgCAACAATAATTTTTGTtgctaaatatttttataagccaagtgtataattaaaatataatttatgaCAATAATATTTCTTGTTGCGTTAAGTCATCTTTTGGCAATGACAATTTTTGTTGTTGCAAAAACTTTTCCCATCAGCATTTATTGCAACGGCATGCAACAATTTTTTTGCCGttgccaaaagtacttttcacAACAATATCCAATATAAGGCAACGAAAAAATTTGTTGCAAATTCCACACTTTCTTGTAGTGATGGGAACACGtacaatccaaattggaagaATCATCCCAACTTCTCATGGGGTGAAAATCAGCTGAATCAAAATCATtatagaccccaaggaaatttcaATCAACCTCAGAACTCATCCCAACAAACAGAAGAGAGTACAAATGACTTGCTGAAGAAGTTGTTGcttgacaatcaacagctcaggaccgattgtagaaatcttgagaggcaaatagggcagttagcagcaaatcaaaatactagacctgTTGGAGCTCTCCCGAGTGATACTGAGCCTAATCCTAAGGCTGAAGTCAATGCGGTTACCTTGAGAAATGAAAGAGAATTATAAGAAGTTCCAGAGAAAAAGAAGTATACAGCTAGACCTGAAGGAGAATTAGTTCCTAAGCCCGTTGaggagaataagaaagaaaagccaGAAATTGTGACAAGGCCACCACCTCCATTTCCACAAAGACTTCAAAAGCAAAAAGATGATGCTATGTACAAGAAATTCTTAGATATTTTGAGCCAAGTGCGTGTGAATTTGCCTTTGGTGGAAATTTTGCAGGAAGTGCCTAAGTATGCAAGGTATCTCAGATATATTGTGGCAAATAAACGAAGACATACAGAGTTCGAAACAGTTGCACTGACTGAAGAGTGTAATGCTAGAGTTCAGAGTAAACTTCCCCTTCAGTTGAAGGATCCTGGGAGTTTCACAATCCATTTGTCTCTTGGAAAACAAGAAGTAGGTAGAGCCCTGTGTGATTAGGGGGCTAGTATAAATTTGATGTCATCCTCTTTGTTCAAGCAACTCGGATTGGGGGTGCTTAGACCTACTACAATCACTTTACAGTTAGCAGATAGGTCACTAGTTATGCCAGAAGGAAttattgaggatgtgttagttcgagtgggaaagtttATTTTTCCCACTGATTTTATTGTTCTTGATTACGAGGCGGATGAGGAAGTACCCATTATTTTGGAGCGACCATTCTTAGCTACCGGTGGAGCAATTATTGATGTGAGAGAAGGAAAGTTAAAGATGAGAGTTGATGATGAGGAAGTCACTTTTAATGTGTAAAAGGCACTTAAGCTCCCTAAGCATAATGAGGACTTGTGCATGATTACTATGGTAGAATCGAAGGGGATAGAGCAGAGTCCTTATGTGAATTGTAGTGATCCAGACGGGACAACTGATTTAGAGGAGGTGGTATTGCAAGCTGAGTGTGTAAAGATGATTGAGAAAAGAGCCAGAGATGAAAGAGGAGACCCTCTAAGAGCGTGCAAAAAGGCTAGACTTcatgagagaaagaaaaagagaaagggcCTAGTCTAAGCAGAGTAGCAGAGTCATGCCACGACTATAAACAAGGCGTTTGTTGGGAGGCAATCCAGcctatatttaattttttttatatatagtttcAAGTTCTGTGTTGTTTTTATGTTGCAGAGTAGAGAAAGTCTGAGTACCCAAAGTTGAAGCTGAGGAGCATGTTTgagcttaagtgtggggtcatcCTGACCCTTAAGATTGAGGATCATGGCCGAGCTAGGCTCGAGAGGGTCTCAGGGAGTATTTCCCACCCTTACTTAATATTTTTCTTTGTGATCATCCATCGAGGACTATGCAtaatataagtgtggggtgggaaaACTACTTTTCGAAGTGTAATTGTATAACattgttttttttatattattaaaattttcttttaggaCTCGTAGTAGACATAGTCTAggttaaaaaaatgaaaaaaaaatgaaagttgaAAACAAAATGTTTTTTAGAAAAAGCTCAGattttttcccgacgatggatctttgggacaattttcttgagggataaagtccgattaaaaataccaaaaagattttttttagaatagttaggtagtattccttagtttttctttgggcaccggttcttttccaaggatatagctcgaaccgggtactttattttttttttaggagtagtttATGAAGAAA is a genomic window containing:
- the LOC142181056 gene encoding uncharacterized protein LOC142181056, encoding MGTLPEKKKYTARPEGELVPKPVEENKKEKPEIVTRPPPPFPQRLQKQKDDAMYKKFLDILSQVRVNLPLVEILQEVPKYARYLRYIVANKRRHTEFETVALTEECNARVQSKLPLQLKDPGSFTIHLSLGKQELADRSLVMPEGIIEDVLVRVGKFIFPTDFIVLDYEADEEVPIILERPFLATGGAIIDVREGKLKMRVDDEEVTFNV